A section of the Brevundimonas sp. AJA228-03 genome encodes:
- a CDS encoding FadR/GntR family transcriptional regulator, with protein sequence MSALTMSGRNGVEGGSLVQRAIDAVRAHIRTEELRVGDSLPGEGHFADKLGVSRAVMREAFGVLAALRLIDVGNGRKPRVSAIDGAVIASSLDHAVSTAQISVADVWDVRRTIEIRTAALAAQNRTDAEARAIVDLAEAMDRDHDDMEKVAAHDIAFHDAIARAGQNALFVQIVASFAPLMQEAVPAAWKTREGPEDRAATLERHRTLARAIMDRDADAAVQAMDAHFDASIGDILRGLANPEPAHV encoded by the coding sequence ATGAGCGCCCTGACGATGAGCGGCCGCAACGGCGTCGAAGGCGGATCCCTGGTCCAGCGGGCCATTGACGCGGTCCGCGCCCATATCCGCACCGAAGAACTGCGCGTCGGCGACAGCCTGCCGGGCGAAGGCCATTTCGCCGACAAGCTGGGCGTCAGCCGCGCGGTGATGCGCGAGGCGTTCGGCGTTCTGGCGGCGTTGCGGCTCATCGACGTGGGCAATGGCCGCAAGCCCCGTGTCAGCGCCATCGACGGCGCTGTTATCGCCAGCTCGCTGGACCACGCCGTGTCGACCGCCCAGATTTCCGTGGCCGATGTCTGGGACGTGCGCCGCACGATCGAAATCCGCACTGCCGCCCTCGCCGCCCAGAACCGCACCGACGCCGAGGCCCGGGCGATCGTCGACCTCGCCGAGGCCATGGATCGCGATCACGATGACATGGAGAAAGTCGCCGCCCACGACATCGCCTTCCATGACGCCATCGCCCGGGCCGGCCAAAACGCCCTGTTCGTCCAGATCGTCGCCTCCTTCGCACCGTTGATGCAGGAGGCCGTGCCCGCGGCCTGGAAGACCCGCGAAGGCCCCGAGGACCGCGCGGCGACGCTGGAGCGACACCGCACCCTGGCCCGGGCCATCATGGATCGCGACGCCGACGCCGCCGTCCAGGCGATGGACGCCCACTTCGACGCCTCGATCGGGGACATCCTGCGCGGCCTCGCGAACCCGGAGCCGGCCCATGTATGA
- a CDS encoding MFS transporter: MTLTILSLSIAAGCAVQAAFGPVQEFARTDLAMTDLQMGLVQGMAVAIPAALLSIPIGWMADHSNRVRMMLLLAVLWSVGAAASAFAPSFELLFAARMLSALGLTVVLPVAISIAADLCPPDQRGRSLLLLSMGKVFGIALAFALGGALFGILSARTEPLFGMAAWRATQLIFAGASALLVLPLFMLREPVRREVASAGAGFRASMQALWERRSLLAPLFVGQITVIMADASASIWATPVLMRTYGLQPAEFGGWMGLVLLGSGLIGTIAGGIAADAGLKRGGGRGLLISAVVASAIGVPAALFPLMPGVPGFAVLLTALLLAGTATGLITATAIAVLVPNQFRALCLGSFVVVGSFIGFGVAPTLVTVISERIGGEDALAPSLAAVGLVSSILSLIAFALAARAAPKRT, encoded by the coding sequence ATGACGCTGACAATCCTGTCGCTGAGCATCGCAGCGGGATGTGCGGTCCAGGCGGCATTCGGTCCCGTGCAGGAGTTCGCCCGAACAGACCTCGCCATGACCGACCTGCAGATGGGTCTGGTGCAGGGCATGGCGGTCGCCATCCCTGCCGCCCTTCTGTCGATCCCGATCGGATGGATGGCGGACCACAGCAACCGTGTCCGAATGATGCTGCTGCTGGCGGTCCTGTGGAGCGTGGGCGCGGCCGCTAGCGCCTTCGCCCCATCGTTCGAACTGCTGTTCGCAGCGCGAATGCTGTCGGCTCTGGGGCTGACTGTCGTCCTGCCCGTAGCAATCTCCATCGCCGCAGACCTCTGCCCGCCGGACCAGCGTGGACGGTCGCTGCTGTTGCTCTCCATGGGCAAGGTCTTCGGCATCGCCCTGGCCTTCGCCCTGGGCGGCGCCCTGTTCGGCATCCTGTCAGCGCGGACCGAGCCGCTTTTCGGCATGGCCGCCTGGCGCGCCACCCAACTGATCTTCGCGGGCGCCAGCGCCCTGCTGGTGCTGCCGCTGTTTATGCTGCGCGAACCCGTCCGACGGGAGGTGGCCAGCGCGGGCGCGGGCTTTCGGGCTTCCATGCAGGCCTTGTGGGAGCGGCGCAGCCTTCTGGCCCCGCTTTTCGTGGGCCAGATCACCGTCATCATGGCTGACGCCTCGGCCAGCATCTGGGCCACGCCCGTTCTGATGCGGACCTATGGCCTGCAGCCGGCCGAATTCGGCGGCTGGATGGGACTGGTGCTTTTGGGCTCGGGCCTTATCGGCACGATCGCCGGCGGTATCGCCGCCGACGCGGGTCTGAAACGTGGCGGCGGCAGGGGCCTGTTGATCAGCGCGGTGGTCGCCTCCGCCATCGGCGTGCCCGCCGCCCTTTTCCCACTTATGCCCGGCGTACCCGGGTTCGCCGTCCTGCTGACCGCCCTGCTGTTGGCGGGAACGGCGACGGGTTTGATTACGGCGACGGCAATCGCGGTGCTGGTTCCCAACCAGTTCCGCGCGCTGTGCCTGGGCTCGTTCGTGGTCGTCGGATCGTTCATCGGATTCGGCGTGGCCCCGACTCTGGTGACGGTGATCAGCGAGCGCATCGGCGGAGAGGACGCACTAGCACCGTCTCTGGCGGCGGTCGGCCTGGTGTCCAGCATCCTGTCGTTGATTGCCTTCGCCCTGGCAGCAAGGGCGGCCCCAAAGCGGACGTGA
- a CDS encoding DNA methyltransferase — translation MNAVEIEEAVSELAAAPFDAAEFPFAFLTAFGNKAVTVQRLRAGSGNASDVAGGVLQRNNIHMAVCAEGEVAETLNALRASPKTAANKVKFILATDGVVLEAEELATGDPLACAYPAFADHFGFFLPLAGISTVRQIKDNPVDIKATGRLNKLYVELLKDNPDWAGEARRPELNHLMARLIFCMFAEDTGIFPSKLFSKTVEQMSDGDNTHEILAELFRAMATHGDRRAAAGIKSWADRFPYVNGGLFADAGDCPRFSKIARTYLLRAASLNWQEINPDIFGSMIQAVADDEERGALGMHYTSVPNILKVLNPLFLDDLNARLEEAGDNPRSLLNLRKRMARIRVFDPACGSGNFLVIAYKEMRRIEAEINRRRGEPDRRSDIPKTNYRGIELRDFPAEIARLALIIAEYQSDVIYRGQTEALADFLPLDCQNWITCGNALRLDWLSVCPPTGTGVKLHGDDLFNTPLDQAEIDFENEGGETYICGNPPFKGTRKQGELEKADLEAVFSGLTSKWKNVDYVGGWLMKSALYNKHCHAPFSFVTTNSLCQGQQVPITWALILKQGFRIRFAHTSFKWSNLAANKAGVTVVVTGVDRTSGGSRRLFTDGVAREVSNINPYLTDHEIDVVQAERHPLATKIPMEYGVYYSKSAGLMLTGEEKSALIQSGISERFILRFIGSTEYINGKERYCLWIADGEWSDVSRFPEIRDRVESVRRDRTETDDEAVNKLAARPHQFRERKGDERRKIFVPIVSSENREFFPAGIADGTVIPTNKAFYIPNGPLWSLAVIASKTHLAWIDTICGRLRTDFSYSNTLGWNTFPVPTLTEKNKAELTRCAEDILLAREAHYPATIADLYDPEAMPDDLRRAHERNDETLERIYIGRTFRNDTERLEKLFELYTKMTTGGGGKGKSAKSAQRPAADGFLT, via the coding sequence GTGAACGCGGTCGAGATCGAGGAAGCTGTTTCCGAGCTGGCCGCTGCCCCCTTTGACGCGGCCGAGTTTCCGTTCGCCTTCCTGACCGCGTTCGGCAACAAGGCCGTCACGGTGCAACGGCTGCGGGCCGGGTCGGGCAATGCGTCGGATGTCGCCGGCGGGGTGCTCCAGCGCAACAACATCCATATGGCCGTCTGCGCCGAGGGTGAGGTCGCCGAGACGCTGAACGCCCTGCGGGCCAGCCCCAAGACGGCGGCCAACAAGGTCAAGTTCATCCTGGCCACGGACGGCGTCGTGCTGGAGGCCGAGGAACTGGCGACCGGCGATCCGCTGGCCTGTGCCTATCCCGCCTTCGCCGACCATTTCGGGTTCTTCCTGCCCCTGGCCGGCATCTCGACCGTCCGGCAGATCAAGGACAACCCGGTCGACATCAAGGCGACCGGCCGGCTGAACAAGCTCTATGTCGAGCTGTTGAAGGACAATCCGGACTGGGCGGGCGAGGCGCGCCGGCCAGAGCTGAACCATCTGATGGCCCGGTTGATCTTCTGCATGTTCGCCGAGGACACCGGCATTTTCCCCAGCAAGCTGTTCTCGAAAACCGTCGAACAGATGAGCGACGGGGACAATACCCACGAGATCCTCGCCGAGCTGTTCCGCGCCATGGCCACCCATGGCGACCGGCGGGCCGCCGCCGGGATCAAGTCCTGGGCGGACCGCTTCCCCTATGTGAACGGCGGCCTGTTCGCCGACGCCGGCGACTGCCCCCGGTTCAGCAAGATCGCCCGAACCTATCTGCTGCGCGCCGCCAGCCTGAACTGGCAGGAGATCAACCCGGACATCTTCGGCTCGATGATCCAGGCTGTCGCCGACGACGAGGAGCGAGGCGCTCTGGGCATGCACTACACGAGCGTGCCCAACATCCTGAAGGTCCTGAACCCGCTGTTCCTCGACGACCTGAACGCCCGGCTGGAGGAGGCCGGCGACAACCCCCGCAGCCTGCTGAACCTGCGCAAGCGGATGGCGAGAATCCGGGTGTTCGACCCGGCCTGCGGGTCCGGCAACTTCCTGGTCATCGCCTACAAGGAGATGCGCAGGATCGAGGCCGAGATCAATCGCCGGCGCGGCGAGCCTGACCGGCGCAGCGACATCCCCAAGACCAACTACCGTGGCATAGAGCTGCGCGACTTCCCGGCCGAGATCGCCCGTCTGGCCCTGATCATCGCCGAGTACCAGAGCGACGTGATCTATCGAGGGCAAACGGAAGCGCTGGCGGACTTTCTGCCGTTGGATTGTCAGAACTGGATCACCTGCGGAAACGCCCTTCGGCTGGATTGGCTGAGCGTCTGCCCGCCGACAGGGACCGGCGTGAAGCTTCATGGCGACGATCTGTTCAACACGCCCTTGGATCAGGCGGAGATCGACTTCGAGAACGAGGGTGGCGAGACATACATCTGCGGCAATCCGCCATTCAAGGGCACAAGAAAACAGGGAGAGCTTGAGAAAGCGGACCTAGAGGCGGTGTTTTCAGGCCTAACATCCAAATGGAAAAATGTAGACTACGTGGGCGGCTGGCTTATGAAGTCGGCGCTCTACAATAAACATTGCCATGCGCCATTTTCTTTTGTCACCACGAATAGCCTTTGCCAAGGGCAACAAGTTCCCATCACTTGGGCATTGATTTTGAAGCAAGGATTCAGAATTAGATTTGCTCATACCTCATTCAAATGGTCGAACCTCGCCGCGAATAAGGCAGGTGTAACCGTCGTGGTCACAGGGGTAGATCGTACCTCTGGAGGTTCCCGCCGCCTTTTCACTGACGGAGTCGCCCGTGAGGTTTCGAACATAAACCCATATCTCACAGACCATGAGATCGATGTGGTTCAAGCGGAAAGACACCCGTTGGCTACCAAAATTCCTATGGAATATGGCGTATATTACTCCAAGTCTGCTGGGTTGATGCTGACCGGCGAAGAAAAATCTGCACTAATCCAGTCTGGAATTTCTGAGAGATTTATCCTCAGATTTATTGGCTCGACCGAATACATCAATGGCAAGGAGCGATACTGCTTGTGGATTGCTGACGGCGAATGGAGCGATGTTTCGCGCTTTCCGGAAATCCGCGATCGTGTCGAGAGTGTCAGGCGAGATCGAACCGAGACAGACGATGAGGCCGTAAACAAACTGGCTGCGAGGCCCCACCAATTTCGAGAGAGAAAAGGCGACGAGCGCCGCAAGATATTCGTGCCAATAGTTTCGTCGGAAAATAGGGAATTTTTTCCGGCAGGAATCGCTGATGGGACAGTGATACCTACAAACAAAGCTTTCTATATCCCGAATGGTCCTCTCTGGTCTCTTGCCGTTATAGCGTCAAAAACTCACCTAGCGTGGATTGACACCATCTGTGGTCGTTTGCGGACGGACTTTTCATACTCCAACACCCTCGGCTGGAACACCTTCCCGGTCCCGACCCTGACCGAGAAAAACAAGGCCGAGCTGACCCGCTGCGCCGAGGACATCCTGCTGGCGCGCGAGGCCCACTACCCGGCGACCATCGCCGACCTGTATGATCCCGAGGCCATGCCCGACGACCTGCGCCGCGCCCATGAGCGCAACGACGAGACGCTGGAGCGCATCTACATCGGCCGCACCTTCCGCAATGACACCGAGCGGCTGGAGAAGCTGTTCGAGCTCTATACGAAGATGACCACCGGGGGCGGGGGGAAGGGCAAGTCCGCAAAATCCGCCCAGCGCCCCGCTGCCGATGGGTTTCTGACATAG
- a CDS encoding FAD-linked oxidase C-terminal domain-containing protein, translated as MNALPLSIEPTRLPDGFIESLRGVFGDRLHLGEAMRSHHGSSEAHFDTVLPDAVVFALSTEDVVEAVKLCGAANVPIIAYGAGTSIEGNTTPVNGGLTIDLSMMDQIVEVNAEDFDVTVQAGVRREHLNEHLRDVGLFFPIDPGANATIGGMASTRASGTNAVRYGTMREAVLSLRVVTPDGRDIRTARRARKSAAGYDLTRLFVGSEGTLGIITEITLRLHGIPESILSAVCSFETLAGAVDTTVQAIQLGVPLARVEILDDVQMRAVNAWSGLDYPEKTTLFFEFHGSERYVQEQVETVSALASDNGGGEFQWSSLPEERAKLWKARHEAYYAAIGLRKGCVGWPTDVCVPISRLAECIIETKKDLEAASIPGPILGHVGDGNFHVVFVIDPNKPEEAAEAERLNRRLVQRALDMDGTCTGEHGIGLGKQDWLVAELGEAVDIMRTIKRAMDPQNLLNPGKIFSL; from the coding sequence GTGAACGCGTTGCCTCTCTCAATCGAACCGACCCGCCTCCCCGACGGCTTCATCGAAAGCCTTCGGGGGGTGTTCGGCGACCGTCTTCACCTCGGCGAGGCGATGCGGTCCCATCACGGGTCCAGCGAGGCGCATTTCGACACCGTCCTGCCGGACGCGGTCGTCTTCGCCCTGTCGACGGAAGATGTGGTGGAAGCGGTCAAGTTGTGCGGGGCGGCAAACGTGCCGATCATCGCCTACGGGGCCGGCACCTCGATCGAGGGCAATACGACCCCAGTCAACGGTGGCCTGACGATCGACCTGTCGATGATGGACCAGATCGTCGAGGTGAACGCCGAAGACTTCGACGTCACGGTCCAGGCGGGCGTCCGGCGCGAGCATTTGAACGAACATCTTCGCGACGTCGGTCTGTTCTTCCCCATCGATCCGGGAGCCAACGCCACGATCGGCGGCATGGCCTCGACGCGGGCCTCGGGCACCAACGCCGTGCGCTACGGCACCATGCGAGAGGCGGTGCTATCGCTGCGGGTCGTAACGCCGGACGGGCGCGACATCCGTACGGCCCGACGAGCCCGGAAGTCTGCAGCGGGCTATGACCTGACGCGGCTGTTCGTCGGCTCGGAAGGCACGCTCGGCATCATCACCGAGATCACCCTGCGTCTGCATGGCATCCCGGAATCGATTCTGTCGGCTGTGTGTAGTTTCGAGACCCTGGCGGGGGCGGTCGATACCACGGTCCAGGCGATCCAGCTCGGCGTTCCGCTGGCGCGGGTCGAGATCCTGGACGACGTGCAGATGCGGGCGGTCAACGCCTGGTCCGGTCTGGACTATCCGGAGAAGACCACGCTCTTTTTCGAGTTCCACGGCTCGGAGCGCTATGTCCAGGAACAGGTCGAGACGGTCTCAGCGCTGGCGTCCGACAACGGCGGCGGCGAGTTCCAGTGGTCCAGCCTGCCGGAAGAGCGCGCCAAGCTATGGAAGGCGCGGCACGAGGCCTATTACGCCGCGATCGGCCTGCGCAAAGGCTGTGTCGGCTGGCCCACCGACGTCTGCGTTCCGATCAGCCGCCTGGCGGAATGCATCATCGAGACCAAAAAAGATCTAGAGGCCGCCTCCATTCCCGGTCCGATCCTGGGTCATGTTGGCGACGGCAATTTCCATGTCGTTTTCGTCATCGATCCGAACAAGCCTGAAGAGGCCGCAGAGGCGGAGAGACTGAACCGTCGCCTGGTCCAGCGGGCGCTCGACATGGACGGCACCTGTACCGGAGAGCACGGCATCGGGCTGGGCAAGCAGGATTGGCTGGTGGCCGAGCTGGGCGAGGCGGTCGATATCATGCGCACGATTAAACGGGCGATGGACCCGCAGAACCTGCTCAATCCCGGCAAGATCTTCAGCCTCTGA
- a CDS encoding mannitol dehydrogenase family protein, which translates to MTSPRQCRATLDRLPDGVAGLTYDPSQITAGIVHLGPGAFHRAHMARYVHALMARGQAMDWGIIGAGLTPFDARVRDALAPQDWLYTLVERDDDNATAQVVGSIVEIVAPGDTEAILDAIDRPGIRIVSLTVSENGYCLDAATRCLDHANPLIVSDLACPRRPDSVIGLLVEACRRRRDAGRPAFTALSCDNLPGNGGLLRAAVLEFAGRVDAGLGDWIAEHARFPATMVDRITPVTAQDDIAKMDQKWGLIDAWPIICEPYSQWVVEDDFADGRPDWEDVGVQFTADVAPFEQMKLRLLNASHLALASLGWLRGHRMVAEAMRDPRLARYIRALMEKELSPTLPADLPVDLPTYQDQLVTRFSNRTLRDTVERINTDASINLLLDPIRDRLAAGRPIRRLALAVAAWIRRLALLDDDALALRHPLADELRSLAKTGGVDQSRLLAMTEVFGDLSGNPAFVNPVHRCLCAINVIGARLRDVPLEGRTARTHSEVDPPGIGLFRDHRETSLH; encoded by the coding sequence GTGACCTCCCCAAGGCAATGTCGCGCGACGCTGGATCGTCTGCCGGACGGGGTAGCGGGACTGACCTACGATCCGTCGCAGATCACGGCCGGCATTGTCCACCTCGGGCCGGGTGCCTTTCACCGCGCCCACATGGCCCGCTATGTCCACGCCCTGATGGCCCGTGGCCAGGCAATGGATTGGGGCATCATCGGCGCGGGTCTGACACCCTTCGACGCCCGCGTACGTGACGCCCTGGCTCCCCAAGACTGGCTCTACACCCTGGTCGAGCGCGACGATGACAATGCGACGGCCCAGGTCGTGGGGTCGATCGTCGAGATCGTAGCGCCGGGAGATACCGAGGCCATCCTCGACGCCATCGACAGGCCGGGTATCCGCATCGTCAGCCTGACCGTCAGCGAGAACGGCTACTGTCTGGATGCCGCCACGCGGTGCCTGGACCACGCCAACCCCCTGATCGTATCGGACCTTGCCTGTCCCCGGCGCCCGGACAGCGTTATCGGACTGCTGGTCGAAGCCTGCCGACGCCGAAGGGACGCCGGCCGTCCGGCCTTCACCGCGCTGAGCTGCGATAACCTGCCCGGTAATGGCGGCCTGCTCCGGGCTGCCGTGCTGGAGTTCGCCGGTCGGGTCGATGCCGGACTTGGCGACTGGATCGCCGAGCACGCGCGTTTCCCTGCGACCATGGTGGACCGGATCACCCCCGTCACCGCCCAGGACGACATCGCCAAAATGGACCAGAAATGGGGACTGATCGACGCTTGGCCGATCATCTGCGAGCCCTATTCCCAATGGGTGGTCGAGGACGATTTCGCGGACGGTCGGCCGGACTGGGAGGACGTGGGCGTCCAGTTCACCGCAGACGTCGCGCCGTTCGAGCAGATGAAGCTGCGCCTGCTGAACGCAAGCCATCTGGCCCTGGCCTCACTGGGCTGGCTGCGGGGTCATCGCATGGTGGCCGAGGCCATGCGCGACCCGCGCCTGGCGCGCTACATCCGCGCCCTGATGGAAAAGGAACTCTCGCCGACCCTGCCTGCGGACCTGCCGGTCGATCTGCCCACGTATCAGGACCAACTGGTCACTCGTTTTTCCAACCGAACACTTCGGGACACCGTCGAACGAATCAATACGGACGCCTCAATAAATCTGCTGCTGGATCCGATCCGGGACAGGCTGGCCGCGGGCCGGCCGATCAGACGTCTAGCTCTCGCCGTCGCGGCCTGGATCCGTCGACTGGCTCTGCTCGATGACGATGCGCTGGCCCTTCGTCACCCGTTAGCCGACGAGCTGAGATCGCTCGCGAAGACGGGTGGAGTTGACCAGTCTAGGCTCCTCGCAATGACTGAAGTTTTCGGCGACCTGTCCGGCAATCCAGCGTTCGTGAACCCCGTACACCGTTGTCTATGTGCGATAAACGTAATCGGGGCTCGGTTACGGGATGTCCCGCTCGAAGGTCGGACGGCTCGAACACATTCGGAGGTTGACCCTCCCGGTATTGGTCTGTTTCGAGATCATAGGGAGACAAGTTTGCATTGA
- a CDS encoding AraC family transcriptional regulator, translated as MITLNTAPVARRCLVVSPEFTVLTGRGPFAETAMPPEALAVAFGFGAIDAPATLSFVGAARADQLMSEDAGVTRIVLLIAPSGLTRIGAATVPQAGERLDFHLPSPLRAIALALRDCDRTSEAGDIYRSAKAIELLCETWTALDGGDLIPVAGDSDLSLADSRRLLEARRLIDEQWGQKLSLHGIAACCGLNREKLTRGFRKMFACSVAEALAERRLSEASRMLVTTDLPVSSIGYENGYLNNASFARAFGRRFGVSPSDYRAARAAA; from the coding sequence ATGATCACGTTGAACACAGCGCCCGTCGCGCGTCGCTGCCTGGTCGTCTCACCTGAGTTCACAGTCCTGACCGGGCGGGGCCCCTTCGCCGAGACGGCCATGCCGCCGGAGGCTCTTGCGGTGGCCTTTGGCTTCGGCGCCATCGACGCGCCGGCGACTTTGAGCTTCGTCGGAGCCGCCAGAGCCGACCAGCTGATGTCCGAGGACGCGGGCGTGACGCGGATCGTGCTCCTGATCGCCCCTTCGGGCCTGACGCGCATCGGCGCCGCAACCGTTCCGCAAGCCGGCGAGCGCCTCGATTTCCACCTCCCCAGCCCCCTGCGCGCCATCGCGCTTGCCCTTCGCGACTGCGACCGCACGAGCGAGGCGGGCGACATCTACCGCTCCGCCAAGGCGATCGAGCTTCTTTGCGAGACCTGGACCGCCCTGGACGGCGGCGACCTGATTCCGGTCGCCGGCGACAGCGACCTGTCGCTGGCCGACAGCCGCCGACTGCTGGAGGCCCGCCGGCTGATCGACGAACAGTGGGGGCAGAAGCTGTCGTTGCACGGCATCGCCGCCTGCTGCGGCCTGAACCGGGAGAAGCTGACCCGCGGCTTTCGCAAGATGTTCGCCTGCAGCGTCGCCGAAGCGCTGGCGGAGCGGCGCCTGTCCGAAGCCAGCCGCATGCTGGTGACCACCGACCTGCCCGTCTCCTCAATCGGCTACGAGAACGGATATCTGAACAACGCCAGCTTCGCGCGCGCCTTCGGACGGCGGTTCGGCGTGTCGCCGTCCGACTATCGCGCCGCCCGGGCCGCCGCCTGA
- a CDS encoding Fic family protein: MELSAYLAGHYEPQLQYRSFLPTPVNHGWVISDPHVLQQLGQADRALGELNAFAQLVPDIGFFISMYVAKEATQSSRIEGTQTNIEDAFKDLDDLLPEARNDWGEVQNYIRAINFAIESLERLPLSNRLLRETHAILLEGVRGETKRPGEFRISQNWIGVSLKNAAFVPPHHDHVPDLMSDLESFLHSEEVIVPPLIKIAIAHYQFETIHPFLDGNGRLGRLMISLYLASEGLLSKPALYLSDYFERNKTAYVDHMMAVRQGHHMREWLIFFLYGVEETARASAEAFKRILVLKEQVEREVLPRFTHRRQENAQTLVRQLYARPVIDIKSATALLETTTNTATFLIDDLVAHGVLKEITGQRRNRLFLFENYVKLFSERPE; the protein is encoded by the coding sequence ATGGAACTTTCCGCCTATCTCGCCGGGCATTACGAACCGCAGCTGCAGTATCGCAGTTTTCTGCCGACTCCCGTCAATCATGGTTGGGTGATTTCCGATCCCCATGTGCTGCAGCAGCTGGGGCAGGCGGACCGTGCCCTGGGCGAACTGAACGCATTTGCACAGCTGGTCCCGGACATCGGATTCTTTATCAGTATGTACGTGGCCAAGGAGGCCACGCAGTCCAGCCGGATCGAAGGCACACAGACCAATATCGAAGACGCCTTCAAGGATCTGGACGATCTGTTGCCGGAAGCGCGCAACGACTGGGGCGAGGTGCAGAACTACATCCGTGCCATCAATTTCGCCATCGAAAGCCTGGAACGCCTGCCGCTTTCAAACCGGTTGCTTCGGGAAACCCACGCCATTCTGCTGGAAGGCGTGCGCGGCGAGACCAAACGGCCGGGCGAGTTCCGCATCAGCCAGAACTGGATCGGCGTGAGCTTGAAGAACGCCGCCTTCGTCCCGCCGCATCATGATCATGTGCCAGACCTGATGAGCGATCTGGAAAGCTTTCTGCATAGTGAGGAGGTAATCGTCCCGCCCCTGATCAAGATCGCCATCGCCCACTATCAGTTCGAGACCATCCACCCTTTTCTGGACGGAAACGGGCGTCTGGGACGGCTGATGATCTCGCTGTATCTGGCGTCCGAAGGCTTGCTGTCAAAACCCGCGCTTTACCTTTCCGACTATTTCGAGCGGAACAAGACCGCCTATGTCGATCACATGATGGCGGTGCGCCAAGGCCACCATATGCGCGAGTGGCTGATCTTCTTCCTGTACGGCGTGGAGGAGACCGCCCGGGCGTCGGCGGAGGCGTTCAAGCGCATCCTGGTCCTGAAGGAGCAGGTGGAACGCGAGGTCCTGCCCCGCTTCACGCACCGCCGGCAGGAGAACGCGCAGACATTGGTCCGCCAACTGTATGCCCGGCCTGTCATTGACATAAAGTCGGCGACGGCGTTGCTGGAGACCACCACCAACACCGCCACATTCCTCATCGACGATCTGGTCGCTCATGGCGTCCTGAAGGAAATCACAGGCCAGCGGCGCAATCGCCTGTTTCTGTTCGAAAACTACGTCAAGCTTTTCAGCGAGCGTCCTGAATGA